In Desulforhopalus sp., the following proteins share a genomic window:
- a CDS encoding helix-hairpin-helix domain-containing protein: MNPAKVNRQHLAQLTDLPNIGKSIAADLELLGITQPAQLTGMCPYEMYQRLCQLTKTVHDPCLLDTFISITRFMNGEAPQPWWCYTSERKQRLLTQPISTKGQLS; encoded by the coding sequence ATGAACCCGGCAAAAGTCAACCGCCAGCACCTCGCCCAGCTAACCGATCTTCCCAATATCGGCAAGTCCATTGCAGCAGACCTCGAACTCTTGGGCATAACCCAGCCGGCCCAGCTCACCGGCATGTGCCCCTATGAGATGTATCAACGGCTTTGTCAGCTGACAAAAACCGTCCACGACCCCTGCCTTCTCGACACCTTTATTTCCATTACCCGGTTCATGAATGGCGAGGCGCCCCAACCATGGTGGTGCTACACCTCAGAGCGCAAGCAAAGACTGCTCACCCAGCCGATATCTACTAAAGGACAATTATCCTGA
- a CDS encoding multidrug efflux SMR transporter: MAWVYLLAAGIFEIGWPLGFKLSQVTNYRIPWLIFSVLSMAISGYLLWLAQREIPLGTAYAIWTGIGAVGAFSLGILLFKDPVSFLRFLSAFLVVIGIVGLKLTN; this comes from the coding sequence ATGGCCTGGGTATATCTTTTGGCAGCAGGCATTTTTGAGATCGGATGGCCTTTGGGCTTCAAGCTTTCACAAGTAACGAACTATCGCATCCCGTGGCTTATATTTTCCGTCCTGTCGATGGCAATCAGTGGCTATTTGCTGTGGCTCGCCCAAAGAGAAATTCCCTTAGGAACTGCCTATGCGATCTGGACCGGTATCGGCGCTGTTGGAGCATTTTCCTTGGGTATCCTCCTTTTTAAGGATCCCGTCAGTTTTTTGAGATTTCTTTCGGCCTTTTTGGTCGTCATCGGTATTGTCGGCTTGAAACTGACCAATTGA
- a CDS encoding RluA family pseudouridine synthase yields the protein MRYQLTCTKDDGEGRLDRYLHGKIGDLSRGALRKIIELGGVHLAGRRCHKCGATVAVGARVEVYLDGGPLDPFRLSEGNFLFVDRYLAVINKPAGVETQSTPARYRGTLYEALLVRLRQDMGLGRDPEIGMPQRLDRDTSGIIVFSIHPSAHKELTRQISERLARKEYLAIISGCPQEERGRFHSFLRRDRNTGRVQSCGQGGQEAITDYTVLAGGDGLSLVHVLLHTGRTHQIRAHFAEAGHPLAGDRPYGGPVELGGRVFPRQCLHSWRLSLVHPHSGKQMSWTAPLPEDMTFLGAPDPARIPSEIDSERIILAGKGYSDS from the coding sequence TTGCGCTACCAACTGACATGTACTAAGGACGACGGCGAGGGGCGGCTTGACCGCTATCTCCACGGCAAGATCGGGGACCTTAGCCGGGGAGCCCTGCGCAAGATCATTGAACTGGGCGGGGTACATCTGGCAGGGCGGCGCTGCCATAAGTGCGGTGCTACCGTAGCGGTGGGCGCCAGGGTCGAGGTCTATCTGGATGGCGGCCCGCTCGACCCGTTCCGTCTGAGCGAAGGGAATTTCCTCTTTGTCGACAGGTATCTCGCAGTCATCAATAAACCAGCTGGGGTCGAGACCCAATCGACCCCGGCCCGCTATCGCGGTACCCTCTATGAAGCCTTGTTAGTCAGGCTTCGGCAGGATATGGGCTTGGGGCGGGACCCGGAGATCGGTATGCCCCAGCGGCTCGACCGTGATACAAGCGGGATCATTGTCTTTTCCATCCACCCCTCGGCGCACAAGGAATTAACCCGGCAGATAAGCGAGCGGCTGGCCCGAAAAGAGTATCTGGCCATAATTTCCGGTTGTCCGCAAGAAGAGCGGGGGCGATTCCACTCCTTTCTGAGGCGTGACCGGAATACCGGCCGGGTGCAATCCTGCGGGCAGGGCGGGCAGGAGGCGATTACCGATTACACGGTGCTGGCGGGTGGCGACGGCCTGAGCCTGGTGCATGTACTGCTGCATACTGGCCGCACCCACCAGATCCGCGCCCATTTCGCCGAGGCCGGGCACCCCCTGGCCGGAGACCGTCCCTACGGCGGCCCGGTTGAGCTTGGCGGCCGGGTCTTTCCCCGCCAATGCCTGCATTCATGGCGGCTCTCCCTGGTTCACCCTCATTCCGGCAAGCAGATGTCCTGGACGGCGCCGCTGCCCGAAGACATGACCTTTCTCGGTGCACCTGATCCGGCAAGGATCCCGAGTGAAATCGACAGCGAGCGGATCATCCTTGCCGGAAAAGGTTATAGCGATTCATGA
- a CDS encoding PEP-CTERM sorting domain-containing protein: protein MHTKPIKIVGFIITTMLASTQNAESQTVRFDDVYNIPGMVKEWPGYYNSVNASQGDVIGNPTINSMDVTYDSNAHLLQKIVLNIAPTKGKSALAEQDVIIRWDSLFINTNYTDVTKTNWDQTWDYFVHTNTISSETDGIVRGAKTDIVGDIPGKGLYAVDDEFLPTLPKYDSKGKLIAGDYGYTMVSKDSSGRKFHPDGIDSDYLSLMDASFQGYFASTYLSGSGSNKLWAYTITYDFSTLKTHGLKYDDGFTIGYTPWCANDAILAAVSDPVPEPSTILLLGAGLIGLAGLQRARRKD from the coding sequence ATGCACACAAAACCAATTAAAATAGTAGGATTTATTATTACCACCATGCTCGCCTCGACTCAAAACGCAGAGAGCCAGACGGTGCGTTTTGACGATGTTTATAATATACCCGGCATGGTGAAGGAGTGGCCCGGTTATTACAATAGTGTCAACGCATCGCAGGGGGATGTAATTGGCAATCCTACCATCAACAGCATGGATGTCACCTATGACAGCAATGCTCATCTGCTGCAAAAAATCGTGCTCAATATTGCTCCTACCAAGGGCAAGTCCGCACTTGCCGAACAAGATGTAATTATCCGCTGGGACAGTCTTTTCATTAATACCAACTATACCGATGTCACCAAGACCAATTGGGATCAAACATGGGACTACTTCGTACATACCAACACCATTTCCTCGGAAACTGATGGTATCGTACGGGGCGCAAAGACTGATATCGTCGGAGATATTCCCGGCAAAGGTCTGTATGCCGTAGATGATGAATTTCTACCGACCCTTCCCAAATATGACTCAAAAGGAAAACTCATCGCCGGGGACTATGGATATACAATGGTCTCCAAAGATTCCTCCGGCAGAAAGTTCCACCCGGACGGCATCGACTCGGATTATCTTTCGCTCATGGATGCAAGTTTCCAGGGATACTTCGCCAGTACCTACCTGTCAGGTTCGGGCAGCAATAAGCTGTGGGCATACACAATCACCTATGATTTCTCCACACTGAAAACCCATGGACTCAAATATGATGATGGGTTTACCATCGGCTATACGCCGTGGTGCGCCAACGATGCCATCCTTGCCGCCGTATCCGACCCTGTCCCCGAACCATCGACCATCCTCCTCTTGGGCGCCGGTCTTATTGGCCTCGCCGGACTGCAGAGGGCAAGACGAAAGGATTAG
- a CDS encoding alpha-amylase family glycosyl hydrolase produces MYEQASHALLNEILYELKDEIGKFRLRHFYTRLGANFYAIHSLFRLLYGDRSDFKQQLVHLVETLALRYIARLPHLRKSDLARERNYNWFLSQKWVAMALYCDRFADNLQGLPGKLPYLQELGINVIHIMPILDCPPENNDGGYAVRDFRRVDPRYGTTADIEALACSLQKRDMLLVLDVVVNHTSDQHEWAQRARRGEKKYQDYYYLFDDRQMPDSYENSMPEVFPITAPGNFTWNEEMGKWVMTVFNTYQWDLNYRNPAVLIEMIDIILFWANKGADILRLDAVAFLWKKLGSTCQNEREAHLLLQLMKDCCQVTAPGVLFIAEAIVAPAEIAKYFGEDAINAKECEIAYNATLMSLLWDAVATKNSLLLNRGVRNLPAKLERATWLNYVRCHDDIGLGFDDNDARNCGYDPFQHRRFLVEYFTGQFPGSPARGLPFGDNPKTGDTRISGALASLVGLETALENQDEEAIDAAIKTILLLHSMILAFGGVPLLYYGDAIGTLNSLEYLADPFKANDNRWINRSRFDWQKAECRHQNGTVEQKIFSALKKMIGIRKETAAFADFDNRQLLAVDNPHLFIFVRTDPFHSRSKVLVVGNFSDQPQPLRLEALGAAGLFQQGPMRDLYTNERIAIVDDVLVIQPLSFFWLTD; encoded by the coding sequence ATGTACGAACAAGCCTCCCATGCCCTGCTCAACGAGATTCTCTACGAACTGAAAGATGAAATCGGTAAGTTTCGCCTTCGCCATTTTTACACCCGGCTAGGGGCGAATTTCTACGCCATTCACTCCCTGTTCCGGCTGTTGTATGGCGACCGGAGTGATTTCAAGCAACAGCTGGTCCATCTGGTTGAGACCCTCGCTCTGCGTTATATCGCGCGGCTGCCCCATCTGCGGAAATCCGATCTTGCCCGGGAAAGGAACTACAACTGGTTTCTCAGCCAGAAGTGGGTGGCCATGGCGCTTTATTGCGACCGGTTCGCCGACAACCTGCAGGGTCTGCCCGGCAAACTCCCCTATTTGCAGGAACTGGGAATCAATGTCATCCATATTATGCCGATACTCGACTGCCCCCCGGAAAACAATGACGGAGGCTATGCGGTTCGTGATTTCAGACGAGTCGATCCCCGTTATGGAACCACCGCCGATATCGAGGCCTTGGCATGTTCCCTGCAGAAACGAGATATGCTGTTGGTCCTTGACGTGGTAGTCAACCATACCTCCGACCAGCATGAATGGGCGCAGCGAGCCCGCCGTGGAGAAAAAAAATACCAGGATTATTATTACCTATTCGATGATAGGCAGATGCCGGACAGTTACGAGAATAGTATGCCAGAGGTCTTTCCTATTACCGCTCCCGGCAACTTTACCTGGAACGAGGAGATGGGCAAATGGGTGATGACGGTCTTCAACACCTATCAATGGGATCTCAACTATCGCAATCCGGCGGTATTGATCGAGATGATTGATATAATCCTGTTCTGGGCCAACAAAGGGGCGGATATTCTGCGTCTCGACGCGGTCGCCTTTTTGTGGAAGAAATTGGGTAGTACCTGTCAGAACGAACGAGAGGCCCACCTTCTGCTGCAGCTGATGAAAGATTGCTGCCAGGTGACAGCCCCGGGGGTGTTGTTTATCGCCGAGGCCATCGTCGCCCCGGCGGAAATCGCCAAGTATTTTGGGGAGGATGCGATTAACGCCAAGGAGTGCGAAATCGCCTACAACGCCACCCTCATGTCGCTCCTCTGGGACGCGGTAGCCACCAAGAACAGCCTGTTGCTCAACCGCGGGGTGCGCAATTTGCCGGCCAAGCTGGAGAGGGCAACCTGGTTGAATTATGTCCGCTGCCATGACGACATTGGTCTGGGTTTTGACGACAACGACGCCCGCAACTGTGGCTATGACCCTTTCCAGCACCGGCGCTTTCTCGTCGAGTATTTCACAGGACAATTTCCGGGGTCCCCGGCACGAGGATTGCCTTTCGGTGACAACCCTAAAACCGGCGATACTCGTATTTCTGGGGCACTCGCCTCGTTGGTCGGGTTGGAAACCGCCTTGGAGAATCAGGACGAGGAGGCGATCGATGCGGCGATAAAAACCATCCTATTGCTGCACTCAATGATCCTCGCCTTCGGCGGTGTTCCTTTGTTGTATTATGGTGATGCCATCGGCACCTTGAACAGTCTTGAATACCTTGCTGATCCTTTCAAGGCCAACGACAATAGGTGGATCAATCGTTCGCGGTTTGATTGGCAAAAAGCCGAATGCCGCCATCAAAACGGGACGGTGGAGCAGAAAATATTCAGCGCGTTGAAAAAAATGATCGGGATACGGAAGGAAACGGCAGCATTTGCAGATTTTGACAATCGTCAACTCCTGGCAGTCGACAATCCTCACCTCTTCATTTTTGTTCGGACCGATCCTTTTCATAGCAGGAGCAAGGTTCTGGTGGTCGGCAATTTCAGCGACCAGCCCCAGCCCCTCAGACTTGAGGCTTTGGGTGCCGCCGGTTTGTTCCAACAGGGGCCGATGCGAGACCTTTACACCAATGAAAGAATCGCGATCGTGGATGATGTCCTCGTTATCCAGCCCTTGTCGTTTTTCTGGCTGACCGATTGA
- a CDS encoding cupin domain-containing protein gives MNKRAQTLISALELSPHPEGGYYKEVYRSAVTVHSPLAGEGRNAVTDIYFLLLAGQVSRFHRVLHDEIWHFYEGAPLILIDIAAVDLQLREVGLGGGGMPDDRAKLSSSAAGTQGRPMQFKHCVQGGNWQAAYSTGEYSLVGCTVAPGFAFSDFTFLADDIALQEAIITKYPDVKRLL, from the coding sequence ATGAACAAAAGAGCCCAAACGCTCATCTCGGCACTGGAACTTTCTCCGCATCCGGAGGGAGGATATTATAAAGAGGTATACCGGTCGGCAGTCACGGTCCATTCGCCCCTTGCCGGAGAAGGCCGCAATGCCGTGACCGATATCTATTTCCTGCTACTGGCTGGGCAGGTGAGCCGGTTTCATCGTGTGCTGCACGATGAGATTTGGCACTTCTACGAGGGTGCCCCCTTGATCTTGATTGATATTGCCGCGGTGGATCTGCAGTTGCGTGAGGTGGGCCTTGGCGGGGGCGGCATGCCGGACGATCGCGCTAAGTTGAGCAGCTCGGCTGCTGGTACGCAAGGTAGGCCAATGCAATTTAAGCATTGTGTCCAGGGCGGTAACTGGCAGGCGGCGTACAGTACCGGCGAATATTCCCTGGTCGGCTGTACGGTGGCCCCCGGGTTTGCCTTTAGTGACTTCACCTTCTTGGCCGACGACATAGCGTTGCAGGAAGCAATTATAACAAAATATCCGGATGTTAAGCGTCTCCTCTAG